Proteins found in one bacterium genomic segment:
- a CDS encoding metallophosphoesterase, with protein sequence MRKLYVVIFFYLYAIAFASTSIRNFSFIIFGDNRAHSSSSISQPKVFKKMIQEMNCYKDEVAFAINLGDIVRANSSSLIYKLQLNQYLKCINQLYFPVYNVVGNEEISGHKEIENIYKEKLRNTYYSFEYKNCLFIILDTEEIGHEGNIEDKQLLWLEKELQKNASMKFICMHRPLFPVIHKSHMKKENFYQLLTLFKKNGVNAIFAGHDHCFHNSIQDGILQVVSGGGGAPLYDHPSPGIKVHHFCLITITDNNIKVKMIPIR encoded by the coding sequence ATGAGAAAACTTTATGTTGTAATATTTTTTTATCTATATGCCATTGCTTTTGCATCCACTTCTATCAGGAATTTCTCGTTTATTATTTTTGGAGATAATAGGGCACATTCATCTTCAAGTATATCTCAACCAAAAGTTTTCAAAAAAATGATTCAGGAGATGAATTGTTACAAAGACGAAGTCGCTTTTGCTATAAATCTCGGAGATATCGTTAGAGCCAATTCCAGTTCATTAATTTACAAATTACAATTAAATCAATACTTAAAATGTATCAACCAATTATATTTTCCAGTATACAATGTTGTTGGAAATGAAGAGATTTCTGGTCATAAAGAAATAGAAAATATATATAAAGAAAAATTAAGAAATACCTATTATAGTTTTGAATATAAAAATTGTCTATTTATTATTCTGGATACTGAAGAGATAGGACATGAAGGTAATATAGAAGATAAGCAATTGTTATGGCTGGAAAAAGAATTACAAAAAAATGCGTCTATGAAATTCATCTGCATGCATAGACCTTTATTTCCTGTAATTCACAAAAGCCATATGAAGAAAGAAAATTTTTACCAATTACTTACTCTGTTCAAAAAAAATGGAGTAAATGCGATATTCGCTGGGCATGACCATTGTTTTCATAATAGTATTCAGGATGGCATTCTTCAAGTGGTATCTGGAGGAGGTGGAGCACCACTTTATGACCATCCGTCTCCTGGTATAAAAGTACACCATTTCTGTCTCATTACCATCACTGACAATAATATAAAAGTAAAGATGATTCCCATTAGATAA